A stretch of Besnoitia besnoiti strain Bb-Ger1 chromosome III, whole genome shotgun sequence DNA encodes these proteins:
- a CDS encoding electron transfer flavoprotein-ubiquinone oxidoreductase (encoded by transcript BESB_048500): protein MDNLSRGWGRRSLAPAVRSVLHSSPLSASFVAAFSSPPSSVFLLSTDSRLVGASVFAASSPFQRLQARSTSCVGLSPLFLASPSSGSPHFAPLHLARHRALASLVAPSASLLFCATPPSASACVVWPVPASLGASRRFASASSSSSPVRERMHYDVLVVGGGPAGLAAAIRLKQKAEIAGRTDFSVCLIDKGAEIGSHILSGNVFEPRALDELLPGWRTLLPSSASLPDSSASSSPLAGLSSPFKDAAERAGGAAAAALYLQDQVLKFRRLLREESPPAEPSEKGKSREAANEPNDAAALRGGRGMNLSPQERDRSVQTAAGETGGSGREGADLIDAELHGTCAQGPLQREKERGEGGAGGLRRVEEEADGDRRRDQRGGSGKAEPKGEDEEGVSEDGGRTDVVGATANEESAEVKQIEEFLESLKEKEEDAVFDKTAMRTSFIVAEEGIHEAQARRREAGSIASDAVRTAGGPPVRTVATEDEFLVFFNNRRALELPMWALPQQMKNAGKNFIISLGELANWLAEVAEQHYGVEIYPGFAGADLLVKASKASEPLPLSSFRKDISDSSSASPPHLSSSTTPGPPFLAASFFSSASHPSFSFEAGARPYVCGVRTADMGVKKDGSKSKTFTPGIDLFAKQVVLAEGCRGSLAELAIAAFNLRGEHALKNRAGKSEEKKKHCANTLKERASAVLKGIFTRGKLSGAATAPCPQQYGLGLKEIWEVKEENHRKGKVVHSVGWPLGLGDYGGGFLYHTGDANRVLLGFVVGLDYKNPFLNPYEEFQRWKTHPRIASVLQGGQCVSYGARCLDEGGFQAMPSLTFPGGLLVGGCAGFLSAPKLKGTHLAMKSGMEAAEALADAFLRPSSSSPPSATGSESDGQGSAGETALNGGEADADAREGLEVKDYETRVRRSWAVEELYEVRNAKPCFQLGLLPGLLGSFFHLRLTRGREPWTLRWSKEDRDYTENADLHKSICYPPHDSRLTFSLLDNLVRSGTTHAHDQPSHLVVRRGMEDVPIDVSLRRFAGPEGRFCPAGVYEYVEEDSDLASSAKTESSSATAAPREKTTATRGGMASDLRRAEGTAQERKGKKPKKMRLQINAQNCLHCKGCAIKTTQNFIEWTVPEGGGGPRYSGM from the exons ATGGACAACTTGAGCCGCGGCTGGGGCCGGcgctccctcgcgcctgctgtcCGCTCTGTGCTGCActcttctccgctctctgcttcttttgtcgccgccttctcctctcctccttcaTCTGTGTTTCTTCTCTCCACAGACTCCCGGCTTGTTGGGGCGTCTGTTTttgctgcgtcttcgccttttcAGCGACTCCAGGCTCGCTCGACCTCGTGCGTGGGCCTTTCACCCCTTTTTcttgcctcgccttcttcgggTTCGCCTCATTTTGCCCCCCTTCACCTCGCCAGGCATCGCGCGCTTGCGTCCCTTGTCGCGCCCTcagcttctcttcttttttgcgccacgccgccgtctgcttcAGCATGCGTAGTCTGGCCCGTCCCGGCATCCCTCGGGGCTtctcggcgcttcgcctcagccagctcctcgtcctcgcctgtgcgcgagcgcatgcacTACGACGTCCTAGTTGTGGGCGGCGGccctgcaggcctcgcggcggcgattcgcctgaagcagaaggcggagatCGCAGGCCGCACGGACTTCTCAGTCTGCCTCATCGATAAAGGCGCAGAGATCGGCTCCCACATTCTGTCGGGAAACGTCTTCGAGCCGCGTGCACTCGATGAGCTCCTTCCTGGGTGGCGCACGCTCCTaccgtcctccgcctccctgcCGGACTCATCTGCCAgttcgtctccgctcgccggcctctcgtcgcccttcAAGGATGCAGCCGAGAGAGCtgggggcgccgcggcggccgcgctttACCTGCAAGACCAAGTTCTCAagttccgccgcctcttgcGCGAGGAGTCTCCGCCTGCCGAACCGAGCGAGAAGGGCAAGAGTCGAGAGGCCGCCAACGAACCTAACGATGCTGCAGCTCTGCGTGGGGGGCGGGGAATGAACCTGAGCCCGCAAGAAAGGGATCGCAGCGTGCAaacagccgccggcgagacaggaggaagcggacgcgaaggcgcagatcTGATAGACGCAGAGCTCCACGGCACATGTGCGCAGGGGCCCTtgcagcgagagaaggagcggggagagggaggcgcggggggTTTGCGTcgcgtggaagaagaggcggatggggacagaagacgcgaccaacgaggcggaagcgggAAAGCTGAGCCgaagggagaggacgaagaaggtgtaagcgaagacggcggccgAACGGATGTCGTGGGCGCAACAGCGAATGAGGAAAGCGCAGAGGTGAAGCAGATTGAGGAGTTTCTGGAATCTCtaaaagagaaggaagaagacgctgtTTTCGATAAAACTGCGATGCGCACCTCGTTCATCgtcgcggaagaaggaatccacgaggcgcaggcgcgtcgccgcgaagccggCTCGATTGCCTCCGACGCTGTACGTACAGCTGGGGGCCCGCCGGTGCGGACTGTGGCGACGGAGGATGAatttctcgttttcttcaacaaccgccgcgccctcgagctGCCGATGTGGGCGCTCCCGCAGCAGATGAAGAATGCCGGAAAAAACTTCATCATCAGTCTCGGCGAGCTGGCTAATTGGCTCGCGGAGGTCGCCGAGCAGCACTACGGCGTCGAAATTTATCCAG GTTTTGCCGGAGCGGATCTGCTCGTGAAAGCCTCGAAAGCTTcagagccgctgccgctgtccTCCTTCCGTAAAGACATATCTgactcttcctctgcgtcgccgccgcattTATCTTCCTCCACGACCCCGGGGCCGCCTTTTTTGGCCgcctcgtttttctcctcaGCTTCGCACCCCTCGTTTTCCTTcgaggctggcgcgcgccccTACGTGtgcggtgtacgtacggCGGACATGGGAGTGAAGAAGGACGGCAGCAAGAGCAAGACGTTTACCCCTGGGATTGACCTCTTCGCGAAGCAAGTCGTCCTCGCAGAAGGCTGTCGAGGCTCGCTCGCGGAGCTGGCGATCGCTGCCTTCAATCTGAGAGGCGAGCACGCCTTGAAAAACCGCGCGGgaaaaagcgaagaaaaaaagaagcacTGTGCAAACACTCTgaaggagagggcgagcgcggtgCTGAAGGGGATCTTCACGAGAGGAAAGctgtcgggcgcggcgacggcgccatGTCCGCAGCAGTATGGCCTAG GCTTGAAAGAAATCTGGGAGGTCAAGGAGGAAAACCACAGAAAGGGGAAGGTCGTTCACTCCGTCGGCTGGCCACTGGGGCTCGGCGACTACGGCGGAGGTTTCCTATACCACACAGGCGACGCGAATCGCGTTCTCCTCGGCTTCGTAGTCGGCCTCGACTACAAGAATCCGTTCCTGAA TCCCTACGAGGAGTTCCAGCGCTGGAAGACGCATCCGCGCATTGCGTCAGTTTTGCAAGGCGGGCAATGCGTGTCCTACGGGGCGCGGTGCCTCGACGAAGGCGGTTTTCAAGCCATGCCTTCTCTCACGTTCCCTGGAG GGCTTCTCGTaggaggctgcgcaggaTTCCTCAGCGCGCCGAAGCTGAAAGGCACGCACCTCGCGATGAAAAGCGGCatggaggccgccgaggctctcgcggacgcctttctccgcccttcttcgtcttcgcctccgtcggcgACTGGTTCTGAGAGCGACGGACAGGGCAGCGCCGGGGAGACGGCGCTCAacgggggagaggcggacgctgacgcgcgcgaaggactCGAGGTGAAGGACTACGAGACGCGGGTACGACGCTCGTGGGCTGTCGAGGAGCTCTACGAA GTTCGGAATGCGAAGCCGTGCTTCCAGCTGGGGCTTCTGCCTGGGCTTCTCGGATCGTTTTTTCACTTGCGCCTCACCCGTGGGCGCGAGCCGTGGACGCTGCGATGGAGCAAAGAGGATAGAGACTACACAGAAAACGCTGACCTTCACAAATCAATCTGCTATCCTCCACACGACAGCCGCCTCAC CTTCAGCCTCCTTGACAACCTCGTCCGCAGCGGGACGACCCACGCACACGACCAGCCGTCTCACCTTGTG GTTAGACGAGGAATGGAGGACGTGCCGATCGACgtttcgctgcgtcgcttcgcAGGGCCTGAAGGCCGCTTCTGTCCCGCCGG GGTCTATGAATATGTTGAGGAAGACAGCGATTTGGCTTCATCGGCGAAAACAGAGAGTTCGTCGGCGACTGCGGCACCCCGCGAGAAGACAACGGCGACCAGAGGCGGCATGGCGAGCGATCTCCGTCGAGCAGAGGGAACGGCACAGGAGAGGAAAGGAAAGAAACCGAAAAAGATGAGGCTCCAAATCAACGCACAGAACTGTCTACACTGCAAGGGCTGCGCTATCAAAACCACGCAGAACTTCATAGAGTGGACCGTccccgagggcggcggcgggccgcgCTACTCCGGAATGTAA
- a CDS encoding co-chaperone GrpE protein (encoded by transcript BESB_048490), which produces MAFASFAGASRHLSGSIRSALRGRVAFERSVRATPSASLPAFPLSASSSPLQTRACAAALLQAPMLRNSSLSPLASSSLGSPLVLKAREARALSTRGASPAGAATADTVSTPQGDASRGANGGSGGAADEEEGTVERRKRGVEDEAEQEGGPARQQGDAEAAEAFKALEEKHRQCAEEIDALKKKNRELQDKALRAYADMENARMRHQKEMASLKEYAVTDFAKAMLEVADSMAYATKSLQEAVQSESSFLSANPGAETQEAGDLVSLKERLQQIYDGVKLTENLLHKTLDRFGVEQYDPTGEKFNPALHEALFEMEHPTMSKGEVAQVVQNGYKIRDRILRAAKVGVAKGAPSN; this is translated from the exons ATggctttcgcctccttcgcgggcgcgagccgccacTTGTCCGGTAGCATTCGCTCCGCGCTGCGAGGTCGTGTGGCCTTCGAGAGAAGCGTCAGGGCAACcccgagcgcctcgctgcctgcctttccgctctctgcatcttcgtctcctctgcagactcgcgcctgcgccgcggctctgcttCAGGCGCCGATGCTGCGCAactcttcgctgtctccgctggccTCGTCCTCCTTGGGCTCGCCCCTCGTCCTGAAagcccgcgaggcccgcgccctctccacgcgcggagcctcgcccgccggagccgcgacggcggacaCTGTGTCCacgccgcagggcgacgccagccgcggcgccaacggaggctccggcggcgccgcagacgaggaagaaggcactgtagagcgaagaaaaaggggagtggaagacgaagcagagcaGGAAGGCGGACCCGCACGCCAGCAAGGCGACGCTGAAGCTGCTGAGGCCTTCAAG GCCCTCGAGGAGAAGCACCGCCAGTGCGCGGAGGAAATCGacgcgctgaagaagaaaaaccgCGAACTGCAGGACAAGGCTCTCCGAGCTTACGCTGACATGGAAAACGCCCGCATGAGACACCAAAAGGAG ATGGCGTCGCTGAAGGAGTACGCGGTGACGGACTTTGCGAAGGCGATGCTGGAGGTGGCTGACTCGATGGCCTACGCGACCAAGTCTCTGCAGGAAGCTGTGCAGAGCGAGTCCTCCTTCCTGTCGGCGAAccccggcgcggagacgcaggaggcgggcgacctcgtctctctcaaagagcgcctgcagcagatcTACGACGGCGTCAAGCTGACTGAAAACCTCCTCCACAAGACCCTCGACCGCTTTGGAGTCGAGCAGTACGATCCT ACTGGAGAGAAATTCAACCCAGCTTTGCACGAGGCTCTGTTCGAGATGGAACACCCAACAATG AGCAAGGGCGAGGTTGCTCAGGTGGTTCAGAATGGCTACAAAATTAGAGACCGCATTCTGCGAGCGGCCAAGGTCGGCGTGGCGAAGGGCGCGCCGTCCAATTAG
- a CDS encoding hypothetical protein (encoded by transcript BESB_048510) encodes MLPYQQKASSSCPPPASAGAPSPAPRPAPYYPPSASLPHSPSPTPYSSAASLPLPLAAPAAASFAGAGPAHGPPVLLLSSRGLGAFSVPSPSLQHFFRLCMQQLATAQGAQAARWREEGRVTPEKNLQVLMVIQQFRERKASDRETPLTQRRCGARRLPCAGFRLQIGLAFASLSQRLRGAESEAWGSGVAASAAEALAAPAWQATCVASCAFPFLKAPHRSAVSFVPAAAERRATQIPPDGHPRKDISPSVRSRRRRQRCCGRTLRASERVGFSGAAGSPAWGASAWSLCFLSWVCRDLFQTIVDDCIAAQAVQDVAGAASAAPAAVGSAPSFSSATALPYSASSPAVSPLSSGVREDDAATRSSLSPLPSAASQRPPREGGESPGTPQKREGDDAERRRSGSARASGTREEKKGGALTPGERTPPKPRSVSPAAGPSTPPRGDGLPAPLPGALSPMKTAKLGARESDSSLSRGRAVMKPVPSPASLALRGADGEKTEGASAALGTPASAPPAAPGLAGLPPSGSVGPAAAASSVSSFSSPAARIVAPSCGGAAPPFAAAAARGAKGEGALAGPGAGAPPSAPVSAPSRAAAASRAHASASLPASALTSEYRENMSPLWWVGAALGREFWRQMSSSSEVIELVEKKKLTEQFRTLEGLVDRADFLGSLRLQGDCRNVLHFLGLSSNDLQQSLWQPTFPTILPPRAKAPAPSPAGQASAASFSTEDFSADRPPATKARISSASAPSSEPHARRRRPGTRFCFPPQLIWERLRVLRPALFVSLASAAPDSRAFAREAVCSQPNVQLASAAASLNREEGKRLLPSFSLLATVAQELDGSAFCEDETYPVADADDAAAEGEDSRRGASGEPDALKSDEERTPGVACEGGYARAGQKVPNAENAGGGADPTTDDPSAHPPVDARASCASSAEDYSPPPLSALDPYTDQAYLGSSLPRSGASGYALSEACAGAEGASVSEEGTESQPLLFVDREAISDLAHVTQTALRDLLSSALAVAMKREEQVARRDEERLGAERAAWEKVAKRAAAQSRGHTHPAKRRRRDEGDDEVHTERDGSESRREEESRSSEEEGSDEGEKGRGVPEDEEEKEDDETPASYAGEGLGKRRPRHFWENRDRTQQQAVQAGLESQAAGGEASPKEAGKRDKNEREPSGEKGDSQPAADATHNAPQGDAVRAGGAASVAASEAGRVDGKDDEEMKRQPRITVSDVLRALELHGGSIGMLLRHAEQRHRRRAQEEVFSFLSLAVKKKRAWHDALA; translated from the exons ATGCTGCCCTATCAGCAGaaggcgtcttcttcctgtccgccgccggcttCGGCGGGtgctccttcgccggcgccgcgcccagctcCGTATTACCCtccctctgcttcgctgcctcaCTCCCCTTCCCCAACCCCGTactcctctgcggcgtctctgcctctccctctcgcggcgcctgccgcggcttctttcgcgggcgccgggcCTGCACACGGGCCTCCAGTGCTTCTGCTGTCTTCGCggggcctcggcgccttctccgtcccgtcgccctctctgcagcATTTTTTCCggctctgcatgcagcagctcgctaccgcgcagggcgcgcaggcggcgcgctggagagaggagggccGCGTGACGCCTGAGAAGAATCTCCAAGTGCTGATGGTCATTCAACAGTTTCGAGAAAGAAAGGCAAGCGACCGCGAAACGCCTCTCACGCAGCGCCGatgcggcgcgagacgcctaCCTTGCGCGGGTTTTCGGCTCCAGATAGGATTGGCgtttgcgtctctctcgcagcggTTGCGAGgggcggagagcgaagcgtGGGGGAGTGGCGTGGCCGCGAGTGCCGCGGAAGCGCTGGCAGCGCCTGCCTGGCAGGCGACGTGCGTCGCGTCATGCGCCTTTCCGTTTCTAAAGGCTCCTCATCGTTCAGCTGTCTCCTTtgtgcctgctgcagctgagcgAAGAGCAACTCAAATCCCGCCTGACGGCCATCCTCGGAAG GATATCTCCCCTAGCgtgcgctcgcgccgccgtcgtcagCGGTGTTGTGGGCGCACCctccgcgccagcgagagagtCGGCTTCTCAGGGGCTGCCGGGTCGCCTGCCTGGGGGGCGTCTGCATGGAGTCTGTGCTTTTTGTCTTGGGTCTGCAGGGATCTTTTTCAAACGATCGTGGACGACTgcatcgccgcgcaggcggttCAGGatgtcgcaggcgccgcctcggcggcgcctgcggctgtcggctcagcgccttcgttttcctccgcgACTGCGCTCCCGtactccgcctcctcgcccgccgtctctccgctctcctccggcgtgcgcgaggacgacgctGCAACGCGCTCTTCACTGTCTCCGCTACCTTCAGCCGCCTcgcagcgaccgccgcgcgagggcggagagtCTCCCGgcacgccgcagaagcgggagggggacgacgcagagcgcaggCGTTCCGGCTCTGCCCGAGCCAGCGGCAcacgagaagaaaagaagggTGGCGCCTTGACGCCGGGGGAGCGAACGCCGCCAAAGCCGC GCAGCGTGTCTCCGGCGGCAGGGCcgagcacgccgccgcgcggggatggcctgccggcgcctcttccaggcgctctctcgccgaTGAAGACCGCGAAGCTTggggcgcgggagagcgaCAGTAGTCTctcgcgagggcgggccGTGATGAAGCCCGTCCCGagccctgcgtcgctcgcccttcgaggcgccgacggcgagaagacagagggcgcctcggccgcgtTGGGGACTCCGGCGTCtgccccgcccgcggcgccgggtctcgcgggcctcccCCCCTCGGGGTCGGTTGgacccgcggctgcggcctcgtctgTTTCGTCCTTTTCAtctcccgccgcgcggattgtcgcgccttcttgcggaggcgcggcgcctcctttcgctgccgccgccgcgcgaggcgcgaagggcgaaggcgctctGGCGGGTCCGggggccggcgcgcctccctccgcgccggtttctgcgccttcgcgcgcggcggccgccagccgaGCGCATGCCAGCGCAAGCCTCCCCGCCTCAGCGCTGACCTCGGAGTACCGGGAAAACATGAGCCCGCTGTGGTGggtgggcgcggcgctcggccgTGAGTTTTGGCGACAGatgtcgtcctcctcggagGTGATTGAGCTCgtggagaagaagaagctcaCTGAGCAGTTCCGCACGCTCGAAGGCCTCGTTGACCGCGCG GATTTTctcggctcgctgcgcctccagggcgACTGCCGTAACGTTTTGCACTTCCTCGGTTTGTCGAGCAACGATCTCCAGCAGAGCCTTTGGCAGCCGACCTTCCCCACGATCCTCCCGCCCCGCGCAAAGGCTCCAGCCCCCTCGCCCGCTGGACAG gcctccgctgcctctttCAGCACCGAAGACTTTTCGGCTGACCGGCCCCCTGCCACCAAGGCGCGCATCTCGTCTGCATCCGCTCCATCATCGGAGCCtcacgcgaggagacgccgccctgGGACGCGTTTCTGCTTTCCGCCGCAGCTCATTTG ggagcgtctccgcgtgctTCGCCCTGCGCTCTTTGtctcgctggcgtctgctgcccctgacagccgcgccttcgcgcgcgaggcggtctGTAGCCAGCCGAATGTTCAgttggcgtctgcggccgcgtcgctcaacagagaagaaggcaagcggctgctgccttccttctcgctcctCGCGACTGTCGCGCAGGAGCTCGATGGGAGCGCCTTTTGCGAAGACGAGACCTACCCCGTTgcggacgcagacgacgcggcggcggagggagaggactcccgacgcggcgcttctgGCGAGCCCGATGCGTTGAAGTCCGACGAGGAGCGGACCCCGGGCGTGGCCTGCGAGGGCGGGTACGCCAGAGCGGGTCAGAAGGTCCCGAACGCAGAGAAcgccggcgggggcgccgACCCCACGACCGACGACCCCAGCGCCCACCCGCCGgtggacgcgcgcgcgtcctgcgcctcctcggctgaGGATtattcgccgccgccgctctctgcgctaGATCCCTACACAGACCAAGCGTACCTTGGGAGCTCCCTgccgcgaagcggcgcgtcggGGTACGCGTTGTCGGAGgcgtgcgcgggcgcggagggcgcaaGTGTGTCTGAAGAAGGCACGGAGTCGCAGCCGCTACTCTTCGTCGACAGAGAGGCGATAAGCGACTTGGCGCACGTGACGCAGACAGCGCTGCGAGACCTCCTCAGCAGCGCGCTTGCCGTGGCGATGAAACGCGAAGAGCAAGTCGCGAGACGAGATGAGGAGCGActcggcgccgagcgggCTGCGTGGGAGAAGGTAGCCaaacgcgctgccgcgcaaAGCCGCGGACACACCCACcccgcgaagcggagacggcgcgacgaaggcgacgacgaggtgCATACCGAGCGCGACGGGAGTGAGtcgcggcgagaggaggaaagccgGTCtagcgaggaagaaggcagcgacgagggagagaagggcAGGGGCGTgccggaggacgaagaggagaaggaagatgATGAAACGCCCGCCTCCTATGCAGGCGAAGGCCTAGGGaagaggcgaccgcgacaCTTCTGGGAGAACAGAGATcggacgcagcagcaggcagTACAGGCAGGGCTGGAGAGCCAGGCCGCGGGTGGGGAGGCGAGTCCGAAGGAGGCgggaaaaagagacaaaaaCGAACGGGAACCCAgtggagagaagggagacagCCAGCCCGCGGCGGATGCGACACACAACGCCCCCCAGGGTGACGCCGTGCGTGCAGGGGGGgctgcctctgtcgccgcgagTGAGGCCGGACGCGTGGACGgaaaagacgacgaagagatGAAGAGGCAGCCTCGCATCACAGTGAGCGATGTACTGCGGGCTCTCGAGCTCCACGGCGGCTCCATCGGAATGCTCTTGAGACACGCGGAACAGAGACACAGACGACGCGCACAAGAGGAAGTTTTCTCCTTCCTGTCGCTAGCCGTGAAAAAGAAACGGGCTTGGCACGACGCCCTGGCGTAG